In Coriobacteriia bacterium, the following are encoded in one genomic region:
- the purE gene encoding 5-(carboxyamino)imidazole ribonucleotide mutase, giving the protein MGSKSDMPVMEDCLRALEELGVAYEVKVASAHRQPSVVHEWASGAADRGMRVIIAAAGKAAHLGGVVAAYTPLPVIAVPMKTSDLGGLDSLLSMVQMPSGVPVACVAINGARNAAVLAAQILGTGMPEYREAVAALKEKMAKG; this is encoded by the coding sequence ATGGGCAGCAAGTCCGACATGCCCGTCATGGAGGATTGCCTGCGCGCGCTCGAGGAGCTGGGCGTGGCGTACGAGGTGAAGGTCGCCTCCGCGCACCGCCAGCCCTCCGTCGTGCACGAGTGGGCGAGTGGCGCCGCCGACCGCGGCATGCGGGTGATCATCGCGGCCGCCGGCAAGGCCGCTCACCTCGGCGGGGTGGTCGCCGCCTACACGCCGCTGCCGGTCATCGCGGTGCCGATGAAGACCTCCGACCTCGGCGGGCTCGACTCGCTGCTGTCGATGGTGCAGATGCCCAGCGGCGTGCCGGTCGCCTGCGTCGCGATAAACGGCGCGCGCAACGCCGCGGTGCTGGCGGCGCAGATCCTCGGGACGGGCATGCCCGAGTACCGCGAGGCGGTCGCCGCGCTCAAGGAGAAGATGGCGAAAGGATAG
- a CDS encoding PadR family transcriptional regulator, which translates to MDAEDVVLRKFQKELNSGTVSLVLLAILDRSPEPLYGYQIAKRIEGAWQEGVPVKQGTLYPVLRSMEEQGLLESRVEPSVAGPPRRYYAITDRGREALGEWKRAWSRTRDFVDAELEGDVG; encoded by the coding sequence GTGGACGCGGAAGATGTCGTCCTGCGGAAGTTCCAGAAGGAGCTGAACTCCGGCACGGTCTCTCTCGTCCTGCTCGCGATCCTCGATCGTTCGCCTGAGCCGCTCTACGGCTACCAGATCGCGAAGCGGATCGAGGGCGCATGGCAGGAGGGGGTGCCGGTGAAGCAAGGGACTCTCTACCCGGTGTTGCGCTCCATGGAGGAGCAGGGCCTGCTCGAGAGCAGGGTGGAGCCGAGTGTGGCGGGGCCGCCGCGGAGGTACTACGCGATCACCGATCGCGGACGCGAGGCCCTTGGGGAGTGGAAGCGGGCGTGGTCGCGCACTCGCGACTTCGTCGATGCGGAATTGGAGGGCGACGTTGGCTAG
- a CDS encoding methylated-DNA--[protein]-cysteine S-methyltransferase, translating to MDPANTTATAEDAARRAAALVEDDPTAAHTLASLAAAVGLSPSHLRRVFARKFGLSPAAYARAVRLGRMREGLREGRGVARAGFEAGFGSGRAIYEHATRGLAMAPSAYGRGGRGLEVRYSTGASRLGRVLVGATERGVCCVLFADDDTAAEAALRAEFPAAVLARDDAGIAEQVRRVVGLIDGTGASADIPLDLVGTPFQRAVWAELRRIPPGETATYAEVARRIGEPRAVRAVAGACAGNHAAVVVPCHRVVRSDGGLGGYKWGVERKRDLLENER from the coding sequence ATGGACCCAGCGAACACCACCGCCACCGCCGAGGACGCCGCAAGGCGCGCGGCCGCGCTCGTGGAGGACGACCCCACGGCGGCGCACACGCTGGCCTCGCTCGCGGCCGCCGTCGGGCTGAGCCCGAGCCACCTGCGCCGCGTCTTCGCGCGGAAGTTCGGCCTCTCACCCGCAGCGTACGCGCGCGCGGTCCGGCTCGGGCGCATGCGCGAGGGGCTGCGCGAAGGCCGCGGCGTCGCGCGCGCCGGGTTCGAGGCCGGGTTCGGCTCCGGTCGCGCGATCTACGAGCACGCCACGCGCGGGCTGGCGATGGCGCCGTCGGCGTACGGGCGCGGAGGCCGCGGCCTCGAGGTGCGCTACTCCACCGGAGCCTCGCGGCTCGGCCGCGTGCTCGTCGGGGCGACGGAGCGCGGCGTGTGCTGCGTGCTCTTCGCCGACGACGACACAGCCGCCGAGGCGGCGCTGCGCGCGGAGTTCCCCGCCGCCGTGCTGGCCCGCGACGACGCGGGCATCGCGGAGCAAGTGCGCCGCGTGGTCGGGCTGATCGACGGCACGGGCGCGTCAGCCGACATCCCGCTCGACCTCGTCGGCACGCCTTTCCAGCGGGCGGTCTGGGCGGAGCTGCGGCGCATCCCGCCGGGGGAGACGGCGACGTACGCCGAGGTCGCGCGCCGCATCGGCGAGCCGCGCGCGGTGCGCGCCGTCGCGGGCGCGTGCGCGGGCAACCACGCTGCCGTCGTCGTGCCGTGCCACCGCGTCGTGCGCTCCGACGGCGGCCTCGGCGGCTACAAGTGGGGAGTCGAGCGCAAGCGCGACCTGCTAGAGAACGAGCGCTGA
- a CDS encoding coproporphyrinogen III oxidase family protein — MLTERLLTTFMRGANRRYLALDPAGVTSLPGPRAGVPYLLYLHVPFCERLCPYCSFNRYPFHEERARAYFRSLREEMRMVSALGYDFEALYIGGGTPTILVDELCRTIDLARALFCIREVSSETNPNHLVPEIVEPLLSRVQRLSVGAQSFDDGLLEQMERRDKYGSGEEILERIASVAGRFHSLNVDMIFNFPSQTEAMLRRDVELLAASGCNQTTFYPLMASPAVARSLARTVGRVSYAREARYYGILSRGLAEAFEPASAWTFSRVAGGMIDEYIVDYEDYVGLGSGAFSYLEGGIYVNTFSLREYEAMIGSGRMSVSASRFFRPRERMRYRFLMGLFGLKLDRAAFEEDFGVSIERGLRLELAFMRAAGAFSRDDAEAIELTEKGRYLLVAMMREFFSGVNNVRDQARAALSADERALLFGEGCTIE, encoded by the coding sequence ATGCTCACCGAGCGTCTCCTCACGACCTTCATGCGCGGGGCGAACCGCCGCTACCTCGCGCTCGACCCCGCGGGCGTCACCTCTCTGCCCGGGCCGCGCGCCGGGGTCCCGTACCTGCTCTACCTGCACGTCCCCTTCTGCGAGCGGCTCTGCCCGTACTGCTCGTTCAACCGCTACCCCTTCCACGAGGAGCGCGCGCGCGCGTATTTCCGCAGCCTGCGCGAGGAGATGCGGATGGTCTCCGCGCTCGGCTACGACTTCGAGGCGCTCTACATCGGAGGCGGGACGCCGACGATCCTCGTCGACGAGCTGTGCCGGACGATCGACCTCGCGCGCGCGCTGTTCTGCATCCGCGAGGTGTCGAGCGAGACGAATCCCAACCACCTCGTCCCCGAGATCGTGGAGCCGCTACTCTCGCGCGTGCAGCGGCTCTCCGTCGGCGCGCAGTCCTTCGACGACGGGCTGCTCGAGCAGATGGAGAGACGAGATAAATACGGTTCCGGCGAGGAGATCCTCGAGCGCATCGCGAGCGTGGCCGGGCGGTTCCACTCGCTCAACGTCGACATGATCTTCAACTTCCCGAGCCAGACCGAGGCGATGCTGCGCCGCGACGTCGAGCTGCTCGCGGCGAGCGGCTGCAACCAGACGACGTTCTATCCGCTGATGGCCTCGCCCGCCGTCGCCCGCTCGCTCGCGCGCACCGTCGGCCGCGTGAGCTACGCCCGCGAGGCGCGCTACTACGGGATCCTCTCGCGAGGACTGGCGGAGGCGTTCGAGCCCGCGAGCGCGTGGACGTTCTCGCGCGTGGCGGGGGGGATGATCGACGAGTACATCGTCGACTACGAGGACTACGTCGGCCTGGGATCGGGCGCCTTCTCGTATCTGGAGGGCGGCATCTACGTGAACACGTTCTCGCTGCGCGAGTACGAAGCGATGATAGGTTCGGGCAGGATGTCGGTCTCCGCGAGCCGGTTCTTCCGGCCGCGCGAGAGGATGCGCTACCGCTTCCTGATGGGACTCTTCGGCCTCAAGCTCGACAGGGCGGCCTTCGAGGAAGACTTCGGGGTCTCCATCGAGCGCGGGCTGCGGCTCGAGTTGGCGTTCATGCGTGCGGCCGGGGCGTTCTCGCGCGACGACGCCGAGGCGATCGAGCTCACCGAGAAGGGCCGCTACCTTCTCGTCGCGATGATGCGCGAGTTCTTCTCGGGTGTGAACAACGTCCGCGACCAGGCTCGCGCCGCGCTGAGCGCCGACGAGCGGGCGCTGCTCTTCGGCGAGGGGTGTACCATCGAATGA
- the purD gene encoding phosphoribosylamine--glycine ligase yields MRILVLGSGGREHAIVDSLLRSPHVSEVLVAPGNGGTEAIACNIGLAIDDPAAVGAFAFRHAVDLVVIGPEVPLVAGVADAVLAQGIRCFGPNAAAARLEGSKRFAKEVMARHSIPTGGAAWFTDEAGALAHLEKVGAPVVVKADGLAAGKGVIIAEDIAAARAAVRECFSGRFGDAGATVLVEEMLSGPECSLLAFTDGVTVAPMAPAQDHKRVGDGDTGPNTGGMGVYSPVPIVDDATLAVMRGVLEDTVAGMAEDGCPFAGVLYGGFMLTEDGPKVLEYNARFGDPETQVLLPRLTTDLVEVMLAVCEGRLAQVPLEWRDDVAVSVVLASGGYPGDYPTGLPITGIEDAESVEGVKVYHAGTALVDGVLVTAGGRVLDVTALAPTFELARERAYEAASRISFEGMHYRRDIALRALAG; encoded by the coding sequence ATGCGCATCCTCGTACTCGGCAGCGGCGGGCGCGAGCACGCCATCGTCGACTCTCTCCTCCGTTCGCCGCACGTGTCCGAGGTGCTCGTCGCTCCCGGGAACGGCGGCACAGAGGCGATCGCGTGCAACATCGGCCTGGCGATCGACGATCCAGCGGCCGTCGGGGCCTTCGCCTTCCGGCACGCCGTCGACCTCGTCGTTATCGGTCCCGAGGTGCCGCTCGTCGCGGGCGTGGCCGACGCCGTGCTCGCGCAGGGCATCCGCTGTTTCGGCCCGAACGCCGCCGCCGCCCGGCTCGAGGGTTCGAAGCGCTTCGCCAAGGAGGTCATGGCGCGGCACTCGATCCCCACGGGGGGCGCTGCGTGGTTCACCGACGAGGCCGGCGCCCTCGCGCACCTGGAGAAGGTCGGCGCTCCCGTCGTCGTGAAGGCGGACGGGCTCGCCGCGGGCAAGGGCGTGATCATCGCCGAGGACATCGCCGCCGCGCGCGCGGCGGTGCGCGAGTGCTTCTCCGGCCGCTTCGGCGATGCCGGCGCCACCGTGCTCGTCGAGGAGATGCTCTCCGGGCCGGAGTGCTCGCTGCTCGCCTTCACCGACGGCGTCACCGTCGCGCCGATGGCGCCCGCGCAGGACCACAAGCGCGTCGGCGACGGTGACACGGGCCCGAACACCGGCGGCATGGGCGTCTACTCGCCCGTCCCCATCGTGGACGACGCGACGCTCGCCGTGATGCGCGGCGTGCTGGAGGACACCGTCGCCGGCATGGCCGAGGACGGTTGCCCGTTCGCCGGCGTGCTCTACGGCGGATTCATGCTCACGGAGGACGGCCCGAAGGTGCTCGAGTACAACGCGCGCTTCGGCGACCCCGAGACGCAGGTCCTGCTTCCGCGTCTGACCACCGACCTCGTCGAGGTCATGCTCGCGGTCTGCGAAGGGCGGCTCGCGCAGGTGCCGCTGGAATGGCGCGACGACGTCGCCGTCTCGGTGGTGCTCGCCTCCGGAGGGTATCCGGGCGACTACCCCACCGGCCTGCCGATAACCGGGATCGAGGACGCCGAGAGTGTCGAGGGCGTGAAGGTCTACCACGCGGGCACGGCGCTCGTCGACGGCGTGCTCGTCACCGCGGGTGGGCGCGTGCTGGACGTCACCGCGCTCGCTCCTACCTTCGAGCTCGCCCGCGAGCGGGCGTACGAGGCCGCCTCGCGCATCTCCTTCGAGGGCATGCACTACCGCCGCGACATCGCCCTGAGGGCGCTGGCCGGCTGA
- a CDS encoding HAMP domain-containing sensor histidine kinase, with protein sequence MDPERGVRETERLLEDLAHFVSHELRNPLSAVMGYAQILEESVQDASAVDVERVRMIARRILERADHMNDLIALILAMANAALGRLDLDPRPLSLGALLADGLTTLSADVAARVHVEIADDADRFAADSWHLCRAIFNLVANAAKYSDADAPIEISTARDGELVRIAVTDHGLGMPPEVREHVLDASGDVATSSGPARGFGLGLYFARRVVEAHEGRIEVASEQGVGSTFTLIIPATAL encoded by the coding sequence ATGGATCCCGAGCGAGGCGTGCGCGAGACCGAGAGGCTCCTGGAGGACCTCGCGCACTTCGTATCGCACGAGCTGCGCAATCCGCTCTCCGCGGTGATGGGGTACGCGCAGATCCTCGAGGAGTCCGTCCAGGATGCGTCGGCCGTCGACGTCGAGCGGGTGCGCATGATCGCCCGGCGCATCCTCGAACGCGCCGACCATATGAACGACCTTATCGCCCTCATCCTCGCGATGGCGAACGCCGCCCTGGGACGATTGGACCTCGATCCGCGGCCGCTGTCCTTGGGCGCGCTGCTCGCGGACGGCCTCACGACGCTGTCGGCCGATGTCGCGGCGCGGGTGCACGTCGAGATCGCGGACGACGCGGACAGGTTCGCTGCGGACTCGTGGCACCTGTGCCGGGCGATCTTCAACCTCGTCGCGAACGCCGCGAAGTACTCGGACGCGGACGCTCCGATCGAGATCTCCACCGCCCGCGACGGCGAGCTCGTCAGGATCGCGGTGACCGACCACGGCTTGGGGATGCCTCCGGAGGTGCGGGAGCACGTCCTAGACGCATCCGGTGACGTGGCGACGTCTTCGGGCCCGGCGCGAGGATTCGGTCTCGGTCTCTATTTCGCGCGCAGGGTCGTCGAGGCGCACGAAGGCCGCATCGAGGTCGCGAGCGAGCAGGGCGTCGGCAGCACGTTCACGCTCATCATCCCGGCCACGGCGCTCTAG
- the hisG gene encoding ATP phosphoribosyltransferase, whose protein sequence is MLSLALPKGSLEEQTMLLFSQADLEVKKSSRAYNPTIDDPRIAKVKILRPQEIPLFVQDGHFDLGISGHDWVTESGADVVEVAELPYAKTGAGVVKMVLAVPDDSPVHSAADIAPGSRISTEFPNCTRAFFEKLGIPVEVHFSYGATEAKVPELMDALVDLTETGSTLRRNGLKIVDVVMESTTRLLASKAAWADPERRRAIEEVRTLLLGVIEARGRVLLSMNVPEGKLEAVVAELPAMKHPTVSKLYGSDYLELSTVADKATVNVLIPRLKAAGAEDILEIAISKIVR, encoded by the coding sequence ATGCTCTCGCTCGCACTGCCGAAAGGCTCTCTCGAGGAGCAGACGATGCTCCTCTTCTCGCAGGCCGACCTCGAGGTGAAGAAGTCGTCTCGGGCGTACAACCCGACGATCGACGACCCGCGCATCGCGAAGGTGAAGATCCTGCGCCCGCAGGAGATCCCGCTCTTCGTGCAGGACGGCCACTTCGACCTGGGCATCTCCGGCCACGACTGGGTGACCGAGTCCGGCGCCGACGTCGTAGAGGTCGCCGAGCTTCCGTACGCCAAGACCGGCGCCGGCGTGGTGAAGATGGTGCTCGCCGTCCCCGACGATTCGCCGGTGCACTCGGCGGCCGACATCGCGCCGGGCAGCCGCATCTCCACCGAGTTCCCGAACTGCACCCGCGCGTTCTTCGAGAAGCTCGGCATCCCCGTCGAGGTCCACTTCTCCTACGGCGCGACCGAGGCGAAGGTGCCCGAGCTGATGGACGCGCTCGTCGACCTCACCGAGACCGGCTCCACGCTGCGCCGCAACGGCCTGAAGATCGTCGACGTCGTGATGGAATCGACCACGCGCCTGCTCGCGAGCAAGGCGGCGTGGGCCGACCCGGAGAGGCGCCGCGCGATCGAGGAGGTCCGCACGCTGCTGCTGGGTGTGATCGAGGCGCGCGGTAGAGTGCTGCTCTCGATGAACGTGCCCGAGGGCAAGCTCGAGGCGGTCGTCGCCGAACTGCCGGCGATGAAGCACCCGACGGTCTCGAAGCTCTACGGCTCCGACTACCTGGAGTTGTCCACCGTCGCCGACAAGGCGACCGTCAACGTGCTCATACCGCGGCTGAAGGCCGCCGGCGCCGAGGACATCCTCGAGATCGCCATCTCGAAGATCGTGCGGTAG